Proteins encoded in a region of the Prochlorococcus marinus CUG1416 genome:
- a CDS encoding glycosyltransferase family 2 protein, which translates to MNVSIVIPTYNRKPILEKCLIALENQKLNTNIINYEIIVVDDGSTDGTSSWIKNNKANLPHVVLFQQQHGGPALGRNLGVIKSKYEIIIFIDSDLIVLDNFITCHVEKLLVSWRKNDKKCFTYGSVVNTSNFLNPQSEKHKIMDTSFAYFATGNVAISKELILSVGLFDTSFSLYGWEDLELGERLKKIGTKLIKCPDAVGYHWHPPFSCEQIESLIAQEKERAKMALVFYKKHPNLRVRFMIQLTPLHNLLWQFLCLGGLISVDRILPLLRLLVTLRRNRLALEILRIPLNLIYIKQLTKSS; encoded by the coding sequence ATGAATGTAAGTATTGTTATACCGACTTACAACAGAAAACCTATATTAGAGAAATGTCTTATTGCGCTAGAGAATCAGAAATTAAATACAAATATTATTAATTATGAAATTATAGTTGTTGATGATGGTTCAACTGATGGTACAAGCTCGTGGATAAAAAACAATAAAGCTAATCTTCCACACGTGGTTCTATTTCAACAACAACATGGAGGACCTGCACTGGGAAGAAATCTTGGGGTAATTAAATCAAAATATGAAATTATTATATTTATTGATAGTGATCTTATCGTTTTAGATAATTTTATAACTTGCCATGTAGAAAAATTACTTGTCTCTTGGAGAAAAAATGATAAAAAATGTTTTACCTATGGCTCAGTGGTCAATACATCTAATTTTCTAAATCCTCAGAGTGAAAAACATAAAATAATGGATACTTCTTTTGCGTACTTCGCAACTGGGAATGTTGCGATATCAAAAGAATTAATTTTAAGCGTCGGCTTATTTGATACTTCTTTTAGTCTTTACGGTTGGGAGGATTTAGAACTAGGAGAAAGATTAAAAAAAATAGGTACAAAATTAATTAAATGTCCAGATGCAGTTGGTTATCATTGGCATCCACCATTTAGTTGCGAACAAATAGAATCATTAATAGCTCAAGAAAAAGAAAGGGCAAAGATGGCTTTAGTCTTTTATAAGAAACATCCAAATTTAAGGGTTAGATTTATGATTCAATTAACTCCTCTTCATAATTTACTTTGGCAGTTTCTTTGCCTTGGAGGATTAATCAGTGTTGATAGAATTCTGCCATTATTAAGACTTTTAGTTACTTTAAGGAGAAATAGACTCGCACTGGAGATACTTAGGATACCTCTTAATTTGATTTACATTAAACAGTTAACTAAATCAAGTTAA
- the recG gene encoding ATP-dependent DNA helicase RecG codes for MTSSWNNNKLIKDWIRPLQKSLTIETENKFINILGRNKYFNDYLHESLTRLDNLNLSDEYLRIFNEFSKKYNEYNNLDINQRKRLIIDTRKTLYKLGKTLEIESSNNISKAVILNKTESSLSLDSDISLIKNVGKFYKNKLNELGVFNIKDLINYFPRTYLDYTNRVKIINLKPDNLYTCIANIKRFYIYKSKKNSNLSIMSLVVSDETSSIKVTKFLLGRRFRSYSFFASQKSLYTPGTKLAISGKVKLTDYGKTFVDPQIEILKDNNDNFNFSGKILPLYSLAEALSNMRFIKIIKKVLIHAKQYPEILNQKQLDSLSLLSKGESLINIHLPPTQQALIESKKRLVFDELFLLQIKFLLRKRKKNKNLIAKKLPQKKSLLKEFLSTFPFDLTKSQVNVLNEIKKDLSNNLPMSRLLQGDVGSGKTIIAIASILIVIEKNLQGAFMVPTEVLAEQHYNNLLKYLNPLLVSVELLTGNTPQKKRKEILSNLNNGLVDILVGTHALFEDKVIFNSLGIVVIDEQHRFGVTQRNRLINKGDNTHLLSMTATPIPRTLALSIYGDLDVSQITELPPGRVPITTKIISEDYLTNLFKIVEDEITKGRQAYVILPLIEDSEKMNLSSAKKTFKHLSEEVFFKKKVGLLHGKLNSQEKNEVINSFLKNEINILVSTTVIEVGIDVPNATIMIIYNSERFGLSQLHQLRGRVGRGSTKSFCYLVTSDKNGLENKRLSVMQKSNDGFYIAEKDLELRGPGQILGYRQSGLPDFVLDNLPNNKILIEKAREEAIKVVSNDPDLKENIALRNILIDNSDNKFIHDFLN; via the coding sequence GTGACTAGTAGCTGGAATAATAATAAATTAATTAAGGATTGGATAAGACCTCTTCAGAAGTCTCTAACTATTGAAACGGAAAATAAATTTATCAATATTTTAGGACGAAATAAATATTTTAATGATTATTTGCATGAATCATTGACAAGATTAGATAATCTAAATTTATCAGACGAATATTTGAGGATATTTAATGAATTTTCCAAAAAATATAATGAATACAATAACTTAGATATTAATCAAAGAAAAAGGTTAATTATAGATACAAGAAAAACTCTTTATAAACTTGGTAAAACTTTAGAAATAGAAAGTTCTAATAATATTTCTAAGGCAGTTATTTTGAATAAAACTGAATCAAGTTTGTCTCTTGATTCAGATATTTCATTAATAAAAAATGTTGGCAAATTTTATAAAAATAAGCTTAATGAATTAGGTGTTTTTAATATAAAAGATTTAATTAATTATTTCCCACGAACATATTTAGACTATACGAATAGAGTAAAGATAATTAATTTAAAACCAGATAATTTATATACCTGCATCGCCAATATTAAAAGATTTTATATTTATAAGAGTAAAAAGAATAGTAATTTATCAATAATGAGCTTAGTAGTTTCTGATGAAACATCTTCAATAAAGGTCACAAAATTTCTTTTAGGAAGGAGATTTAGATCTTATTCCTTCTTCGCCTCTCAAAAATCTTTATATACGCCTGGAACTAAATTAGCAATTTCCGGTAAGGTTAAGTTGACAGATTATGGCAAAACTTTTGTAGATCCGCAGATTGAAATTCTTAAGGACAATAACGATAATTTTAATTTCTCAGGAAAAATTTTACCCTTGTATTCATTAGCTGAAGCGTTATCAAATATGCGTTTTATAAAAATCATAAAAAAGGTACTAATTCATGCAAAGCAATATCCAGAAATTTTAAACCAAAAACAACTTGATTCATTATCCTTATTATCTAAAGGAGAGTCTTTGATTAATATTCATTTACCACCAACTCAACAGGCACTTATTGAGTCAAAAAAACGTTTGGTTTTTGATGAGTTATTCCTACTTCAAATAAAGTTCTTACTTAGAAAAAGAAAGAAGAATAAAAATTTAATTGCTAAAAAATTGCCTCAAAAGAAATCTTTACTAAAAGAATTTTTAAGTACTTTCCCATTTGACTTAACAAAATCTCAAGTCAATGTTTTAAATGAAATTAAGAAAGATTTATCTAATAATTTACCAATGTCGAGATTGCTTCAGGGCGATGTGGGAAGCGGTAAAACTATAATTGCAATTGCATCTATTTTAATAGTTATAGAAAAAAACCTACAAGGTGCTTTTATGGTCCCTACTGAAGTTTTAGCAGAACAACATTATAATAATTTATTGAAATATTTGAACCCACTTTTAGTCTCGGTTGAACTTCTTACCGGGAATACTCCTCAAAAAAAGAGAAAAGAAATTCTCTCGAATTTAAACAATGGACTAGTTGATATCCTCGTCGGTACTCATGCATTATTTGAAGATAAAGTCATCTTTAATTCATTAGGGATTGTAGTAATTGATGAACAACATAGGTTTGGTGTTACTCAAAGAAATAGATTAATTAATAAAGGTGATAATACTCACTTGTTATCAATGACAGCAACACCAATTCCAAGAACACTTGCGCTCTCTATTTATGGTGATTTAGATGTTAGTCAAATTACAGAACTTCCTCCTGGGAGAGTTCCTATAACTACAAAAATAATTTCAGAAGATTATTTAACTAATTTGTTCAAGATTGTTGAAGATGAGATCACTAAGGGAAGGCAAGCTTATGTTATTTTGCCACTTATAGAGGATTCAGAAAAAATGAATTTAAGTTCTGCAAAGAAAACATTTAAGCATTTATCAGAAGAGGTCTTTTTTAAGAAAAAAGTTGGATTATTACATGGCAAATTGAATTCACAAGAAAAGAACGAAGTGATAAATTCTTTTTTAAAAAACGAAATTAATATATTGGTTTCAACTACTGTAATTGAAGTTGGAATTGATGTGCCTAATGCCACAATTATGATTATTTATAATTCGGAAAGATTTGGATTGTCTCAGCTTCATCAATTAAGGGGAAGAGTTGGCAGGGGATCAACTAAATCTTTTTGTTATCTCGTAACCTCTGATAAAAATGGATTAGAAAACAAGCGACTAAGTGTTATGCAAAAATCTAATGATGGCTTTTATATTGCCGAAAAAGACTTGGAGCTAAGAGGTCCAGGCCAGATTTTAGGATATAGACAATCTGGACTGCCTGATTTTGTACTAGACAATTTACCAAACAATAAAATTCTAATTGAGAAGGCTCGTGAAGAGGCTATTAAGGTTGTTAGTAATGATCCTGATTTAAAAGAAAATATAGCTTTAAGGAATATACTAATTGATAATTCTGATAATAAATTCATTCATGATTTCTTGAATTGA
- a CDS encoding adenylate cyclase: MNNFNNCIEIDKINSQLERAEIQKNRIIRNIHIEYEHYLNLVRDLLYISVEKGVNEICSDPSIKNVFLNANELCGFFEKTINKLIYSILPFITVEQLKINKIEEKINKEINSNSLGRSLKTKDHQKEKFEFEDGFLFEEPMEFQISEDISNTSEYYQDKNHEKFVSLDLDKNDHINSLSNNHIIENIGLEKQFISSLLELIEEFKVEKTRNLENHNINQTDMSSKHESLKNFNLIDKSLENLLLNLSYKINLELFNVNLIKKMISQDSFDYLVSKRLMIKHPHPFIINFDFNMNQLSSFGDNLSSIIFFNISTVELEFKNLNLSIQRNKINELKNQFQRLIKKEKYWRQKEITLNKIR; encoded by the coding sequence TTGAATAATTTCAATAATTGCATAGAAATAGATAAAATAAATTCTCAATTAGAGAGAGCAGAAATACAAAAAAATAGAATAATTCGTAATATCCACATTGAATATGAACATTACCTTAATCTTGTAAGAGATCTTTTATACATTTCTGTAGAAAAAGGGGTTAATGAAATATGTAGTGATCCATCAATTAAAAATGTATTTTTAAATGCAAATGAACTTTGTGGTTTCTTTGAAAAAACAATAAATAAACTCATTTATTCGATATTGCCTTTTATAACGGTAGAACAATTAAAAATAAATAAAATTGAAGAAAAGATAAATAAGGAAATTAATTCTAATAGTTTAGGAAGATCCCTAAAAACAAAGGATCACCAGAAAGAAAAATTTGAATTTGAAGATGGATTTCTATTCGAAGAACCTATGGAGTTTCAGATTAGTGAAGATATTTCTAATACCTCTGAATATTATCAAGACAAAAATCATGAGAAATTCGTATCGCTTGACTTAGATAAAAATGACCATATAAACTCTTTATCAAATAATCATATTATTGAAAATATAGGTTTAGAAAAACAATTTATTTCATCTCTACTTGAATTAATAGAGGAATTTAAGGTTGAAAAAACAAGAAATCTTGAAAACCACAATATTAATCAAACGGATATGTCTTCCAAACATGAGAGTCTTAAAAACTTTAATTTAATTGACAAGTCATTGGAAAATTTACTATTAAATCTTTCATATAAGATCAACCTTGAATTATTTAATGTCAATCTAATAAAAAAGATGATATCTCAAGATTCCTTTGATTACTTGGTAAGCAAAAGATTGATGATAAAACATCCACACCCTTTTATTATAAATTTCGATTTCAATATGAATCAGTTATCGTCATTTGGCGATAATCTTTCAAGTATTATTTTCTTTAATATATCTACTGTTGAGTTAGAATTTAAAAATTTAAATCTTTCTATTCAAAGAAATAAAATAAATGAGCTAAAAAATCAATTTCAGCGTTTGATTAAGAAAGAGAAATACTGGAGGCAAAAAGAAATAACTTTGAATAAGATACGATGA
- a CDS encoding M15 family metallopeptidase, giving the protein MKIWNKIPIKENGDKLIAIPSYLNFLDPHPYSHLGAPYKDKNSLWKLREEVVNRLEKVNDYLISKNSFYLLIYDSWRPLEVQEFMFKRAFLLECEKLDIDASVKNMKSYPSILKKVEKFWAYPSYDSRCPPPHSTGGALDVCLCYKDGNLVEMGSKVDQMDKTSNPYFYENIKNEEGIIWNSRRNLLREIMTKFGFAQHPNEWWHFSYGDQLWAWKNKKANAIYGEI; this is encoded by the coding sequence TTGAAAATTTGGAATAAAATACCAATTAAAGAGAATGGAGATAAATTAATAGCTATACCTAGCTACTTAAACTTTTTAGATCCGCACCCTTACTCTCATTTAGGAGCTCCTTACAAAGACAAAAATTCTCTTTGGAAATTAAGAGAGGAGGTTGTAAATAGATTAGAAAAAGTAAATGATTATTTGATTTCAAAGAATAGTTTTTACCTTTTAATTTATGACAGTTGGCGACCTCTAGAAGTCCAAGAATTTATGTTTAAAAGAGCATTTTTATTAGAGTGTGAAAAATTGGATATTGATGCTTCTGTAAAAAATATGAAATCTTATCCATCTATTTTAAAAAAAGTTGAAAAATTTTGGGCATATCCTTCTTATGACTCTAGATGTCCTCCACCTCATTCAACTGGAGGAGCATTGGATGTTTGTTTATGTTATAAGGACGGAAATCTTGTTGAGATGGGAAGCAAAGTTGATCAAATGGATAAGACTTCAAATCCTTATTTTTATGAAAATATAAAGAATGAAGAAGGAATTATTTGGAATAGTAGAAGAAATTTATTAAGGGAAATTATGACTAAATTTGGATTTGCTCAACATCCTAATGAATGGTGGCATTTTAGTTATGGTGATCAATTATGGGCTTGGAAAAATAAAAAAGCAAATGCCATTTATGGGGAAATTTAA
- the tsf gene encoding translation elongation factor Ts, with protein sequence MGNITAKLVKDLRDKTGAGMMDCKKALNETDGNVDKALEWLRKKGIASAEKKSGRVAAEGSIGSYIHTGSRVGVLLELNCETDFVARGDIFQSLLKDVSMQVAACPNVEYVSIDEIPRDVVEKEKQIEMGRDDLSGKPEQIKEKIVEGRIAKRLNELVLLSQPYIKDSALTVEDLVKQAAAKIGENIKVRRFTRYTLGEGIEKNQMDFAEEVASMKSN encoded by the coding sequence ATGGGAAACATTACAGCAAAACTTGTTAAAGATCTTAGAGATAAGACTGGTGCAGGAATGATGGATTGCAAAAAAGCACTTAACGAAACTGACGGAAATGTCGATAAAGCTCTGGAATGGTTAAGAAAGAAAGGTATAGCCAGTGCTGAAAAGAAATCGGGAAGAGTTGCAGCTGAAGGCTCTATTGGAAGTTATATTCACACAGGATCAAGAGTAGGAGTTCTATTAGAGTTGAATTGTGAAACTGATTTTGTTGCTAGAGGTGACATATTTCAATCTCTTTTGAAGGATGTCTCAATGCAGGTAGCCGCTTGTCCAAATGTTGAGTATGTCTCAATTGATGAAATACCTAGAGATGTAGTGGAAAAAGAAAAGCAGATTGAAATGGGTAGAGATGATTTATCAGGAAAACCAGAACAAATTAAAGAAAAAATAGTCGAAGGAAGAATAGCAAAAAGACTAAATGAGCTGGTTTTGCTTTCTCAACCTTATATTAAAGATAGTGCTCTTACTGTTGAGGATTTGGTTAAACAAGCAGCAGCAAAAATTGGAGAAAATATTAAAGTAAGGCGCTTTACAAGATATACATTGGGAGAAGGTATCGAAAAGAATCAGATGGACTTCGCTGAAGAAGTTGCATCAATGAAATCAAACTAA
- the rpsB gene encoding 30S ribosomal protein S2 gives MAVVSLSEMMEAGAHFGHQTRRWNPKMSKYIYCARNGVHIIDLVKTALCMNDAYKWTRNAAKSGKRFLFVGTKKQASEVVAQEATRCGAAYVNQRWLGGMLTNWTTMKARIERLKDLERMESSGSIAMRPKKEAAVLRRELERLQKYLGGLKGMRRLPDVVVMVDQRRESNAVLEARKLDISLVSMLDTNCDPDLCEVPIPCNDDAVRSVQLILGRLADAINEGRKGSNAERKN, from the coding sequence ATGGCTGTTGTATCACTATCTGAAATGATGGAAGCTGGTGCTCATTTTGGGCATCAAACTAGACGTTGGAATCCTAAAATGTCCAAATATATATATTGTGCGAGAAATGGAGTACACATAATTGATCTTGTAAAAACGGCATTATGTATGAACGATGCATATAAATGGACGAGAAATGCAGCAAAAAGCGGCAAACGTTTCCTATTTGTCGGGACAAAAAAACAAGCATCAGAAGTAGTTGCTCAGGAAGCTACTCGATGCGGCGCTGCATATGTAAATCAAAGATGGCTTGGAGGTATGTTGACAAATTGGACAACCATGAAAGCTAGAATTGAAAGATTGAAGGATTTAGAAAGAATGGAAAGTAGTGGTTCAATTGCAATGAGGCCTAAAAAAGAAGCGGCAGTACTAAGGAGAGAACTTGAAAGATTACAAAAGTATTTGGGCGGACTTAAGGGCATGAGAAGATTACCAGACGTAGTCGTCATGGTTGATCAGCGAAGAGAATCTAACGCAGTTCTAGAAGCTAGGAAATTAGATATCTCATTGGTATCAATGTTGGATACTAATTGTGATCCTGATTTGTGTGAAGTTCCAATTCCATGTAACGATGATGCCGTAAGATCTGTTCAACTTATTTTAGGCAGACTTGCAGATGCAATAAATGAAGGAAGGAAGGGTTCTAATGCCGAAAGAAAAAATTAA
- a CDS encoding DevA family ABC transporter ATP-binding protein, which translates to MAKDNNSKKNIKNLKTVSINNLSHFYGKNENKKKVLNDVNLNIDKGELVLLKGPSGCGKTTLLTLIGALRTCQSGDLTVLNNQLNGASRKTRQILRRSIGMIFQGHNLLRCLTAEQNVQMGADLIKGLTYLQRREIARNWLSAVGLEEHHKKLPNDLSGGQKQRVAIARALSANPKLLLADEPTSALDSVTGREIVTLLRKLAKEQNCSVLMVTHDPRISDMADRILNMEDGKIYSAHSELI; encoded by the coding sequence ATGGCTAAAGATAACAATTCAAAAAAAAATATTAAAAACTTAAAAACAGTTTCAATTAATAATTTGAGTCACTTTTATGGAAAAAATGAAAATAAAAAAAAAGTTCTTAATGATGTTAATTTAAATATTGATAAAGGAGAATTGGTTCTTTTAAAAGGACCTTCTGGATGCGGTAAAACCACTCTTTTAACCTTAATTGGTGCTTTGAGAACCTGCCAAAGTGGCGATTTAACTGTATTAAATAATCAGTTAAATGGAGCATCAAGAAAAACGCGTCAGATTCTTAGAAGAAGCATTGGCATGATTTTTCAAGGTCATAATCTTCTGAGATGTTTGACAGCAGAACAAAATGTTCAAATGGGCGCCGATTTAATAAAAGGTTTAACATATTTGCAAAGACGCGAAATAGCACGCAATTGGTTGTCAGCAGTAGGGTTAGAAGAACATCATAAAAAGTTGCCCAATGACTTGTCTGGCGGGCAGAAACAGAGAGTAGCAATCGCCCGAGCTTTATCTGCTAACCCAAAACTGTTACTAGCTGATGAGCCCACTTCTGCTTTAGATAGCGTTACAGGTAGAGAAATAGTAACCCTTTTAAGGAAACTAGCAAAAGAGCAAAATTGTTCTGTACTTATGGTGACTCACGATCCAAGAATTTCTGATATGGCAGATAGGATATTAAATATGGAAGATGGTAAAATATATAGTGCTCATAGTGAGCTAATATAA